DNA from Gramella sp. MAR_2010_147:
ATCAAACTCTACGTATCCAGATTGCGCAATGGTCGCAATATCATAAAGTCTATTGAATGCTTTTGTTTTGGTAAGACTATCTAACATCACATAGATCCCTTCCTCATCTTTATTCAGTTCTTCCATGCGGTTTTCAGACCAGAATTCTTCACTTCTATTATAAGCTTCAGATTGAGGATTATACACCGATTGCTGATAAAAAGAAGCTGGTTTCTCATTGTTGAATTCATACTCATCAAACAGCAAAGTTCTTTTAGCATAAACCCCTCTTGAAGTTTTCTTTTTATTCAGACCAAAATCAGCCATAAAGAAATCTTTAGTGATAAGAAAGATGGAATCGTTCAACACCTTAAAATCCTGTTCTATATAAACCTGCTTGATCCAGTTGATGTTTACATCTCTGGTAGTTTCAAGATTAATGTTCTTCACTGCCCAAGTGGTATCATTTACCCAAAAATCTCCTTTAAAGGTGAGTTCGTTTTCACGCCTTGGATAATAGACAATATTATAACACCACTTATTATCTATATACGCGCTATCAGAAAGTACATAATTATAGGTATCTATCCCGGTAGTTGAAACAGGACTTACAAAACTCTTGTCAAAAAATTTGATGTAATTCTTATAAATATCATAGTCGTCATAAATATCCTTTACATAATCTATAAGATTTCTATTCTGACTAAAACCTGAATTCTTATTCCCCAGCAATACTTCTTTTTCCTCATTCAAAAGATTGTCTCCATAGACCTGATTAATGGATTCATTGATGAACATAGGCAGGTAGGTTTTCCCGGTCACGCTATTGGTATCTGCATAATCAAAAATGAATTCCATTCCATTAAAAATCCTGCTTTCAATTAAGGTACTATCTATTTTATTAATATCGAATTCAAGCTTTTCATATTCTTTATACGAATACTGATCGAAGGCATTTACACCATTGGAACGCCTGTTGGCCCAAACCTTTTTCAGAATATCTATCGCGGGGTTATTCTTTTTGGAAGTCTTTCCTCGGTAGATCACCACTTCATCAAGACTAGCAGCCTCTTCTTCCAGTGTGATCTTCATATTTAAGTTAACTGAAGATTTTAATGGAACTTTTAATGTTTTATAACCAATAAATGAAACTACGATGGTATCGAAATTTCCATCGTCCTGCAGGTAAAATTCGCCATCTTCATTGGTGGTAGTACCACTGGAAGAATTAGCAAAAACCACATTTGCGAAGGGCACCGTTTTTCCGGTATTATCATTCACCACTCCACCCACCTTGGTTTGAGCTTGAACTAAATTAAGACCGGCAATAAATAGGAAAAATAAGTAGGCTTGTTTGTTCAGCATAGGATAAAAAAAAACTTCATCGTAAAGATGAAGTTTCAAAGATAAGTTGATTAAGGTTACTTATACATCACCTTTTTCACAGCTTTAACAACATCTTCACTATTTGGAAGCCATTCCTTAAGAAGTCCGGGTGAATATGGTGCCGGCGTATCGGCTGTATTAAGTTTTACAATCGGCGCATCAAGGTAATCAAATGCTTTAGATTGTACCTGATAAACAATCTCTGTGGCAACATTTCCAAATGGCCATGCTTCCTCCAGGATTACCAGTCTATTTGTTTTTTTAACAGATTCAAGAATTGCTTCATGATCCATTGGACGAACCGTTCTAAGATCTATGATCTCACAGGAGATATCTTCTTCAGCAAGTTCTTCTGCTGCTTTGTATGCTTCCTTAATGATCTTTCCGAAAGACACGATAGTTACATCACTACCTTCTCTTTTAATATCTGCCTTTCCAATTTCAATTAGATACTCATCTTCAGGCACTTCTCCTTTATCACCATACATCTGCTCACTCTCCATAAAAATAACCGGATCGTTATCGCGAATTGCCGACTTTAAAAGACCTTTCGCATCATAAGGATTTGAAGGAACAATCACTTTAAGCCCCGGAGTATTGGCGAACCAGCTTTCCAGTGCCTGTGAGTGTGTGGCTCCTAACTGACCCGCAGAACCAGTTGGCCCACGAAAAACAATAGGAATATTGAACTGCCCGCCACTCATCTGACGCATTTTAGCAGCATTATTTATTATCTGGTCAATTCCCACTAACGAGAAGTTGAAGGTCATAAATTCAATGATAGGTCTGTTACCATTCATTGCTGAACCAACGCCAATTCCTGAAAATCCAAGTTCTGAAATAGGTGTATCTATAACTCTTTCAGGACCAAATTCATCTAGCATTCCTTTTGAAGCTTTATAAGCTCCGTTATACTCAGCAACTTCCTCTCCCATTAAATAGATGCTGTCGTCCAGACGCATTTCCTCGCTCATCGCCTCCGCAACGGCTTCTCTAAATTGAATTGTCCTCATTATGTAATATCTTATTTTTTATTACTGCAGAGCAAAAATAGTAATTCATAAAGGTAAATACCATATTTGCCGATTAAAATTTTCTCAAGTCCTTTAATAATAAAAGCTCAAAATACGCAGTAAGGATAATTCACAATATTTTAGACTTTCTCACAAGTTATTCCCATTAAAACCAGGCAAAGACTAAATATTACTTAAAATATCTCGCAACTTTTAAGTTGAATTTATTATGCACGCATAGCTTTTTTTGATTTAAAATACTTACCTTCGTCATCGAAAACGTTTTATTAAAAATAAAGAACCTTATATATGAAAATCTTAGTATGTATTAGTCACGTGCCTGACACTACATCG
Protein-coding regions in this window:
- a CDS encoding DUF5686 and carboxypeptidase-like regulatory domain-containing protein; the protein is MLNKQAYLFFLFIAGLNLVQAQTKVGGVVNDNTGKTVPFANVVFANSSSGTTTNEDGEFYLQDDGNFDTIVVSFIGYKTLKVPLKSSVNLNMKITLEEEAASLDEVVIYRGKTSKKNNPAIDILKKVWANRRSNGVNAFDQYSYKEYEKLEFDINKIDSTLIESRIFNGMEFIFDYADTNSVTGKTYLPMFINESINQVYGDNLLNEEKEVLLGNKNSGFSQNRNLIDYVKDIYDDYDIYKNYIKFFDKSFVSPVSTTGIDTYNYVLSDSAYIDNKWCYNIVYYPRRENELTFKGDFWVNDTTWAVKNINLETTRDVNINWIKQVYIEQDFKVLNDSIFLITKDFFMADFGLNKKKTSRGVYAKRTLLFDEYEFNNEKPASFYQQSVYNPQSEAYNRSEEFWSENRMEELNKDEEGIYVMLDSLTKTKAFNRLYDIATIAQSGYVEFDGWDYGPVYSTFGFNDVEGVRTRFGGRTYFGQNDPWRIEAYGAYGFKDQKFKYGISGKVLLDPKSRLILTGGNRRDVEQLGTSLTNSTDVLGRSLASSSLLNVGDNDKLSSINLSVFAIEMEPLKNLKVRVGANYRVLKPASPEFSLDYYVDEERTIIDSEINQTELSSIITWTPGRKVSGFGVERSVVNDEDFPTLFLNYSLGVKDVFNSDFNYKKLQFFYNQPLLVGGLGRSNISLEAGKTFDAIPLGLLSVVPGNQTYFALYNTFPTLDFYEFVTDSYSAIHIDHNFNGRLFSRIPLLRELNLRELVGFRAVYGDISQESKDIDASGLPLVAPDSDPFYEYSVGIGNIFKVMRFDVHFRGNYFDNPDARSMAFTIDFGFHF
- a CDS encoding pyruvate dehydrogenase complex E1 component subunit beta; the encoded protein is MRTIQFREAVAEAMSEEMRLDDSIYLMGEEVAEYNGAYKASKGMLDEFGPERVIDTPISELGFSGIGVGSAMNGNRPIIEFMTFNFSLVGIDQIINNAAKMRQMSGGQFNIPIVFRGPTGSAGQLGATHSQALESWFANTPGLKVIVPSNPYDAKGLLKSAIRDNDPVIFMESEQMYGDKGEVPEDEYLIEIGKADIKREGSDVTIVSFGKIIKEAYKAAEELAEEDISCEIIDLRTVRPMDHEAILESVKKTNRLVILEEAWPFGNVATEIVYQVQSKAFDYLDAPIVKLNTADTPAPYSPGLLKEWLPNSEDVVKAVKKVMYK